The genomic window CCTCGGGCATCGCCCGGCGCACCGAGCGCGCACCCTGGATGTCGATCTCGAGCAGCACGCTGTGGCCCGCGGCGATGGCCTGCTCGACGGGCCGGCGCGGAGTGCCGTACCGCGACGCGTTGTGCACCGTCGCCCACTCGAGGAGCTCGCCGTCGGCGATCATGCGGTCGAACTCGTCGTCGGTGACGAAGTAGTAGTGCTCGCCCTCGACCTCGCCGGGGCGGGGCGGCCGGGTCGTCGCCGAGACCGAGAGCTTCACGTCGGGGTGGTGCTCGCGGATGTACCCCGCGACCGTGCCCTTGCCCACGGCGGTGGGGCCCGCCAGCACGACGAGGCGGTCGCCCGTGCCGCCGTGCTCGGCGACCCACTCGGCCGTGAACTCGCGCAGGCGCCGGCGCTGGAGCCGCCCGAGGCCGCCGAGGCGCTTCGAGTTCGCGATCTGCAGGTCGTCCATGATCCGCGTGCACTTGGTCTGCCCGATCGCGGGGATCGAGGTGAGGAACTCGGTGACGCGCAGGCGTCCCTCCACGCCCTCGGGCTCCTCGAACGCGGCCCGCAGCACGTCGAGCGGGCTCCGCGCACCGGACGCGACCTCGTGCTTCACGGCGGCTCGCGCGCGCCGGGCGGCGACGGCCGCGCGCGACGCGGCGACGCGGTCGACCTCGGGCGGAGCGGATGCCACGGGGCGATCAGACACGGGCGGCTCCGATCTCGTCGACGCGGCGCACGATCGCCTCGGCCAGGCCGTCGGGGCCCTCGCCGAGCAGCGAACGCGACTCGCTGACGATCACGCCCGCCGCCAGCGAGCCGTAGATCGCGTCGAGGTCGCGCACGTCGGCCCCCTGGTGGCCGAAGCCCGGCGCGAGCACGGGCAGCGTCGGCACGGCCGGATCGGCCGAGGTGTCGATGCCGGTCGAGCCGAGGTCGACGGTCGCGCCGAGCACGACGCCGATCGAGCCCATGGGCCGGTCGGTCGCATCCTCGCGGGCGGCGTTCCACGCCGCGACGCCCGCGCAGATCGCGCCGGCGACCGTGTCGCCCTCGCGGCTGGACTGCTGCAGCACCGCGCGCTGGATCGCGGCCGCTTCGGGGTTGGAGGTCGCCGCGAGGACGAACAGGCCCTTGCCCGCGCCATCCGCCCGGCGCATGACCGACTCGATCGAGCCGAGGCCCTGGAAGGCGCTGATCGTCATGGCGTCGGACTCGAGGCTCGAGCCGGGCCGCAGCCAGGCCTCGCCGTAGGCGTCGACGCTCGTGCCGATGTCGCCGCGCTTGACGTCGGCGATCACGATGAGGCCGGCGTCGCGCGCCTCGGCCAGCACGCGCTCGAGCGCAAGGTAGCCGGCCGCACCGTGGCGCTCGAAGAACGCCACCTGCGGCTTGACGATCCCGGCTCGCCCGGCCGCGGCGTCGATCACCCGCAGGCCGAACTCGCGCACGCCGCCCGCCGAGTCGTCGAGGCCCCACCGGTCGAGCAGCGACGCATGCGGGTCGATGCCGACGCACAGGCGGCCCCACGCGGCGAACGCGCCGTGCAGGCGCTCGCCGAACGAGACGGTTCCGTTCACGCGACCACCTCGGCGGCGGCGCGACGCGCCGTGTACTCCTGCAGGCTCGTCACCTCGAACCCGCCCTTGACGGCGTCGAGCGAGGCGACGGCGGCCGAGAGCTCGGCGATCGTGGTGAAGAGCGGGATGTCGGCGGCGACGGCTGCGGCGCGGATCTCGTAGCCGTCGGCCCGCGCGGATCGTCCGCTCGGGGTGT from Agromyces aurantiacus includes these protein-coding regions:
- the gmk gene encoding guanylate kinase, yielding MSDRPVASAPPEVDRVAASRAAVAARRARAAVKHEVASGARSPLDVLRAAFEEPEGVEGRLRVTEFLTSIPAIGQTKCTRIMDDLQIANSKRLGGLGRLQRRRLREFTAEWVAEHGGTGDRLVVLAGPTAVGKGTVAGYIREHHPDVKLSVSATTRPPRPGEVEGEHYYFVTDDEFDRMIADGELLEWATVHNASRYGTPRRPVEQAIAAGHSVLLEIDIQGARSVRRAMPEATLVFLLPPTWDELVRRLVGRGTESPAEQQRRLETAKVELAAVEEFDHQVVNHEVREAAQKVVDLMRPRRGRRQPASRHDLPRTDGAPHPEGALHG
- the pyrF gene encoding orotidine-5'-phosphate decarboxylase, producing the protein MNGTVSFGERLHGAFAAWGRLCVGIDPHASLLDRWGLDDSAGGVREFGLRVIDAAAGRAGIVKPQVAFFERHGAAGYLALERVLAEARDAGLIVIADVKRGDIGTSVDAYGEAWLRPGSSLESDAMTISAFQGLGSIESVMRRADGAGKGLFVLAATSNPEAAAIQRAVLQQSSREGDTVAGAICAGVAAWNAAREDATDRPMGSIGVVLGATVDLGSTGIDTSADPAVPTLPVLAPGFGHQGADVRDLDAIYGSLAAGVIVSESRSLLGEGPDGLAEAIVRRVDEIGAARV